The Oleiphilus messinensis DNA segment TGACTTTGTTTATCACCTTGTCTATGGGCAAACCGAGGTAAGATTGCTTTAAATATTGATTTTGTAAATTTATATTTCTCGAAACTGACGTTACGCTTCCGTGTTGTCGATAACTGCTCCCACGGTGCAAACTGACTTGCTTGTTTTGCAAAATTGCTCTGAGCAGATGATCATTATCCTCCGCTTGCCTCAGCCCTGGATCATACCCGATTTCAGTCGCGGTTTTCGTTACCACTAACGGACAGCCTAAAACCGGCAGATAATTCCGACCGAATTGGAACAACAAGCCATCTTCCTTGAACATAAAATCAGGAATCCGAAGATCGCTAACCTTCAGACTATCGTTGTATAATTCACATTCGTCAAACACATAGTCCGCCCCTGACTCAATGTAGGGTAACAGTGATTCAACACGACCAGGTAACCACACGTCATCCGCGTCCAACCAACAAGCCAGCTCGGTTTGACAGTGATTGATTGCAGTTTGCCGCGCAGCACCAATGCCCTCGTTTGATGATAGCGCAATGATATCTATCCTGCTCCCCCCGGCCCTCTTCGCGCGCTTTTTGGTTGCATCGGTGGAACCATCATCAACCAGGATAATGTTCCCCACCTGCTGGAGCGCGGACAAAACAGCCCGCTCGATTGAGCG contains these protein-coding regions:
- a CDS encoding glycosyltransferase family 2 protein, with amino-acid sequence MNHKTFSQVTALIVAHNAERSIERAVLSALQQVGNIILVDDGSTDATKKRAKRAGGSRIDIIALSSNEGIGAARQTAINHCQTELACWLDADDVWLPGRVESLLPYIESGADYVFDECELYNDSLKVSDLRIPDFMFKEDGLLFQFGRNYLPVLGCPLVVTKTATEIGYDPGLRQAEDNDHLLRAILQNKQVSLHRGSSYRQHGSVTSVSRNINLQNQYLKQSYLGLPIDKVINKVKTSHLDWLEKFDSLALLFVRCEDWKQLLLHASNFITDMNLKSRLGEVNNKGHLSRQEWLINFYSGVALFNDGQFAEAEYRFQSALSTHPAPELYNNIGVCRAKVGKSCQQFFEAALGLKDNYLDARRNLEQSELMITTVPLRTHLYRGDYSVNYSG